A single Syngnathus acus chromosome 8, fSynAcu1.2, whole genome shotgun sequence DNA region contains:
- the LOC119125965 gene encoding germ cell-specific gene 1-like protein produces MMAFLQQMRSPELSFIQTVVSLFLAAMALTSSNWCVGKQKVPKPLCSPIKHSKCIPVPGVSNSSSIQFSWETGDDRFVFPVFHTGLFVTCEENIYTDAWEEKCRGFYTLTPRSEKAMMWLSLSMELMYVALLFISCILLSVQLCIRAWCPSTQRWGQLLNAFAAVFTVLGGLLGMVGHMMFMQVFQTTVSMGPEDFKPHSYGYSWAFYVAWFAFTVCMSAGVSTLNNYTKNVLMVGARLNSSLNPFNFVGLLPPAPYFSTPNSGMGHAFHQSNAPISHLSPYYDQPPTKSPPPGKPSLCIPLTHSVSFPPPSSHLASPLHRSSLPSPSHLPRSSPVAHRQENIVPLYTPQEYYGPL; encoded by the exons ATGATGGCTTTCCTTCAGCAAATGCGTTCCCCCGAGCTCTCCTTCATCCAGACTGTCGTGTCTCTCTTCCTGGCTGCCATGGCGCTCACGTCCTCCAACTGGTGTGTGGGTAAACAGAAGGTACCCAAACCTCTGTGTTCACCCATCAAGCATAGCAAATGCATCCCAGTTCCCGGTGTGTCCAACTCGTCCAGCATCCAGTTCTCCTGGGAGACGGGAGACGACCGCTTTGTCTTCCCCGTCTTTCACACGGGTCTGTTTGTCACTTGCGAGGAGAACATCTACACGGACGCGTGGG AGGAGAAGTGTCGAGGGTTCTACACTTTGACTCCGAGATCTGAAAAAG CCATGATGTGGCTGTCGTTGTCCATGGAGCTGATGTACGTGGCTCTGCTGTTCATCAGCTGCATCCTGCTGTCCGTGCAGTTGTGCATCAGGGCCTGGTGCCCGTCCACTCAACGCTGGGGCCAACTGCTTAACGCCTTTGCTGCTGTCTTCACAGTTTTGGGAG GTTTGCTCGGAATGGTGGGTCACATGATGTTCATGCAGGTGTTTCAGACTACAGTGTCCATGGGTCCAGAAGACTTCAAGCCTCACAGTTACGGCTATTCTTGGGCATTTTA TGTGGCCTGGTTCGCCTTCACTGTCTGCATGTCAGCTGGCGTGTCCACCCTAAACAACTATACAAAAAATGTCCTGATGGTGGGAGCCCGACTTAACTCCAGCCTCAACCCTTTCAACTTTGTGGGACTCCTGCCCCCGGCACCTTATTTCTCCACACCCAACTCTGGCATGGGCCATGCTTTTCACCAATCCAATGCGCCAATCTCTCATTTGTCCCCTTACTACGATCAACCACCGACCAAGTCACCGCCGCCCGGTAAGCCGTCCCTTTGTATTCCTCTAACTCACTCTGTGTCCTTTCCTCCTCCGTCTTCTCACCTTGCGTCTCCTTTGCATCGCTCGTCCCTCCCATCTCCATCTCACTTACCTAGATCATCTCCTGTTGCCCATAGACAGGAGAACATAGTTCCCCTTTACACACCTCAGGAATACTATGGCCCTCTTTGA
- the LOC119125966 gene encoding epithelial membrane protein 2-like isoform X2, with product MFVLCQAESENTVRDRQTAIKHTAIMLILLAAIFALHIIAIILLLVATIDNAWWVTETISTDVWFRWVLVNGEWNATDLPTGSHYPQDYLQAVQATSVLACIFSILGIFVFAAQLFTLNKGQRFTISGVFQILACLCIMIAASIYTDRFHLDESIGSYGHCYILAWIAFALTFISAITYFVLRKKTA from the exons ATGTTTGTACTTTGCCAGGCTGAGTCTGAAAATACTGTtcgagacagacagacagccatCAAACA CACCGCCATCATGCTGATTCTCCTCGCTGCCATCTTTGCCCTGCATATCATTGCCATTATTCTACTCCTGGTGGCAACCATCGATAAT GCTTGGTGGGTGACTGAAACCATATCCACTGATGTGTGGTTCCGGTGGGTATTAGTGAATGGAGAATGGAACGCCACCGACCTTCCGACAGGCTCACACTACCCACAGG ACTATCTCCAGGCAGTGCAAGCTACCTCAGTGCTAGCCTGTATATTCTCCATCCTGGGAATCTTCGTCTTTGCAGCTCAGCTCTTCACTTTGAACAAAGGACAGAGGTTCACCATCTCTGGCGTTTTCCAAATCCttgcct GTCTCTGCATCATGATCGCCGCCTCCATCTACACAGATCGTTTCCATCTGGATGAGAGTATCGGTTCTTATGGTCACTGCTATATCCTAGCATGGATCGCCTTTGCGCTCACGTTTATCTCCGCCATCACTTATTTTGTGCTACGCAAGAAGACAGCATGA
- the LOC119125966 gene encoding epithelial membrane protein 2-like isoform X1 has protein sequence MLILLAAIFALHIIAIILLLVATIDNAWWVTETISTDVWFRWVLVNGEWNATDLPTGSHYPQDYLQAVQATSVLACIFSILGIFVFAAQLFTLNKGQRFTISGVFQILACLCIMIAASIYTDRFHLDESIGSYGHCYILAWIAFALTFISAITYFVLRKKTA, from the exons ATGCTGATTCTCCTCGCTGCCATCTTTGCCCTGCATATCATTGCCATTATTCTACTCCTGGTGGCAACCATCGATAAT GCTTGGTGGGTGACTGAAACCATATCCACTGATGTGTGGTTCCGGTGGGTATTAGTGAATGGAGAATGGAACGCCACCGACCTTCCGACAGGCTCACACTACCCACAGG ACTATCTCCAGGCAGTGCAAGCTACCTCAGTGCTAGCCTGTATATTCTCCATCCTGGGAATCTTCGTCTTTGCAGCTCAGCTCTTCACTTTGAACAAAGGACAGAGGTTCACCATCTCTGGCGTTTTCCAAATCCttgcct GTCTCTGCATCATGATCGCCGCCTCCATCTACACAGATCGTTTCCATCTGGATGAGAGTATCGGTTCTTATGGTCACTGCTATATCCTAGCATGGATCGCCTTTGCGCTCACGTTTATCTCCGCCATCACTTATTTTGTGCTACGCAAGAAGACAGCATGA
- the LOC119125964 gene encoding uncharacterized protein LOC119125964, with translation MHLKPKLYSRIAALFISSILTLALPHAFCKPTSYYSHPNLNLTPPTDEDNSVTTKSLKNNFSQDARRHLPSGRQVEFSTTSTPVGDHDKKNGPTRSQSSSETGREEIGVPDDCSSGQIQHVVYGKFFIPGQLKANIPRHHVDRQSHSDVTGKSKVKMPGQRLSGSEEIWRKLQPEVDCGDGAMTLTVRRRRALHLLLDRENESSLRLSHLPPQCGYSVETTWTELSLIVQYNACHVTQQGGSYVLPLQWRGTPVKMSCPLSAVKPPNMSPSSVCCSPRGMNVNLPAAQDVKVNVRGEWTPVLLLAQQCGYTLDRRDTEILIAAPFITCGITVEDGKHTLHLQIDEGTFILTCPIFPEETGKSLGWAPPFYLAPPYYPHPIYGHRIPGATPPATSPAVKSSPPEPITTPTSSGSTDAEILHLQGVSEQPVTAGSPVQDATSQPPSNHHPKIPQSNPTEDSDPGLLAPMDLSLKYSNIFAEFFRQNQQSEAEAASSQYNPYYYYSPFPYIPAQDSDPSFGEPDKNGKFDDLLESDNPPMASYFEESSFPAPHVFPSYPYDYYQTYPVAPPPNKPVDPLSQHPPKRSEFQQTKMDDVQEVNAYPNHLSFLGQLVHPYEVLERGDYEEDKLDELIDSGLGPQFFLLKPNSLELPTSEVNVSCSLQMMMTSDPDIYMVVPDD, from the exons ATGCATTTGAAACCCAAACTATATTCTCGCATCGCTGCCCTCTTTATTTCCTCCATCTTAACATTAGCTCTCCCCCATGCATTTTGCAAACCTACCTCTTATTACTCTCACCCCAATTTAAATCTGACACCTCCAACCGACGAGGATAACAGCGTGACGACAAAAAgcctaaaaaataatttcagtcAAGACGCTCGGCGACATTTACCTTCGGGAAGGCAAGTCGAATTCTCTACAACATCTACACCAGTAGGCGACcacgataaaaaaaatggcccaACAAGGAGTCAAAGTTCTTCTGAAACGGGAAGGGAGGAGATTGGTGTTCCTGACGACTGCAGCTCGGGTCAAATCCAGCACGTGGTCTATGGGAAGTTCTTCATCCCCGGTCAACTTAAAGCAAACATTCCTCGACATCATGTGGACCGTCAGTCTCATTCAGATGTTACAG GAAAGAGTAAAGTGAAGATGCCAGGTCAGCGGCTAAGTGGCTCCGAGGAGATCTGGCGGAAGCTTCAGCCTGAGGTGGATTGTGGAGACGGCGCCATGACTTTAACTGTCAGGAGGAGACGAGCGTTACATCTCCTGCTTGACCGAG agaATGAATCATCTCTTCGCCTCTCCCATCTGCCACCTCAATGTGGCTACTCTGTGGAGACCACGTGGACAGAGCTCAGCTTGATAGTGCAATACAATGCCTGTCATGTCACACAGCAG GGGGGCAGTTATGTGTTGCCTCTGCAATGGAGGGGGACTCCGGTCAAGATGTCATGTCCTCTCTCTGCCGTCAAGCCTCCCAACATGAGCCCTTCATCGGTCTGTTGTTCCCCTCGTGGGATGAATGTCAATCTTCCCGCCGCACAAGATGTAAAGGTCAACG TTCGTGGAGAATGGACCCCGGTGTTATTGCTGGCTCAGCAGTGTGGTTACACTTTGGACAGACGAGATACAGAAATATTAATAGCTGCTCCGTTCATAACATGCGGTATCACGGTAGAG gatggaaaacacacacttcATCTTCAGATTGACGAgggtacatttattttgacctGCCCTATCTTTCCTGAAGAGACTGGGAAGTCTCTCGGATGGGCTCCACCTTTTTACCTGGCACCTCCTTACTACCCTCACCCAATTTATGGGCACAGGATTCCCGGCGCTACCCCCCCAGCGACATCTCCTGCTGTCAAATCGTCACCTCCTGAACCCATCACGACTCCAACCTCATCTGGATCAACAGATGCTGAAATTTTGCATTTGCAAGGAGTGTCCGAACAGCCCGTTACTGCTGGCTCCCCGGTTCAAGATGCCACTTCCCAACCTCCAAGCAACCATCACCCCAAAATCCCTCAATCTAACCCCACTGAAGATTCTGATCCGGGCCTTCTGGCTCCGATGGACCTGTCGCTCAAATACTCCAACATATTTGCAGAGTTTTTCCGCCAAAATCAACAATCTGAAGCTGAGGCGGCATCATCTCAATATAATCCATATTACTATTATTCCCCTTTTCCATATATTCCAGCCCAGGACTCTGATCCCTCTTTTGGGGAGCCAGATAAAAATGGGAAATTTGATGACCTTCTAGAATCAGACAATCCTCCCATGGCTTCTTATTTTGAGGAATCTTCCTTTCCTGCCCCTCATGTATTCCCCTCCTACCCTTATGACTACTATCAAACGTATCCTGTGGCTCCGCCCCCTAACAAACCTGTTGACCCACTTTCTCAGCACCCACCTAAACGTTCTGAATTCCAACAAACAAAGATGGATGATGTTCAAGAGGTCAATGCTTATCCTAACCATCTCAGTTTTTTGGGTCAGCTGGTACATCCATATGAAGTTTTGGAGCGTGGTGACTATGAAGAGGACAAGCTTGATGAACTAATCG ACTCTGGATTAGGACCTCaatttttccttttgaaaCCTAACTCTTTGGAGCTCCCAACCTCAGAGGTCAATGTGTCCTGCTCACTGCAGATGATGATGACTTCTGACCCAGACATTTACATGGTGGTCCCGGACGACTGA
- the LOC119125967 gene encoding CD81 antigen-like isoform X2: MALDGCGLVCKYILILFNVIFAILGFVLLGLGLWLRFSSNTSPIFDIDGSSTFVYGVIILILLGTVMLILVTIGDYGACSEKKCALQLSSVLLSILAIALVGVGVVAYTQRQEVGMRVAEFYTSIYTLFAATGDAGLGVTLLFVHEMLHCCGVTGITLLEVVKETCPQPQGFFENIAMSTCPGAITDFFTSSAPRVMAIFFGTGALLITALVCTIILLKQIKRNLMAHAAHYSAVY; this comes from the exons ATGGCTTTGGACGGATGTGGCCTTGTTTGCAAATATATCCTCATCCTCTTCAACGTTATTTTTGCG atCTTGGGCTTTGTCTTGTTGGGCCTGGGCCTGTGGCTGAGGTTCAGTAGCAACACCAGCCCAATATTTGATATAGATGGCTCCAGCACATTTGTTTATG gtgtgATAATACTGATCCTGCTTGGCACAGTCATGCTGATCTTGGTTACGATTGGAGACTACGGGGCCTGCAGTGAGAAGAAATGTGCTCTCCAATTG TCCTCTGTTCTCTTGTCCATCCTGGCGATTGCATTGGTTGGTGTCGGAGTGGTTGCTTACACCCAGAGGCAAGAG GTTGGGATGAGGGTTGCGGAATTCTACACTAGCATCTACACTCTGTTTGCAGCCACTGGAGACGCCGGCCTCGGTGTCACATTACTCTTCGTTCATGAGATG CTTCATTGCTGCGGTGTGACAGGCATCACCTTGTTGGAGGTTGTAAAAGAGACTTGCCCTCAGCCTCAAGGCTTCTTCGAGAACATCGCCATGTCT ACATGTCCTGGGGCTATCACTGATTTCTTCACCAGTAGTGCACCAAGGGTGATGGCCATCTTCTTTGGAACAGGAGCTCTTTTg ATCACTGCCCTGGTGTGCACCATTATCCTCTTGAAACAGATCAAGAGAAACCTGATGGCCCACGCTGCCCACTACTCTGCTGTTTATTAG
- the LOC119125967 gene encoding CD81 antigen-like isoform X1, translated as MALDGCGLVCKYILILFNVIFAILGFVLLGLGLWLRFSSNTSPIFDIDGSSTFVYGVIILILLGTVMLILVTIGDYGACSEKKCALQLSSVLLSILAIALVGVGVVAYTQRQEVGMRVAEFYTSIYTLFAATGDAGLGVTLLFVHEMLHCCGVTGITLLEVVKETCPQPQGFFENIAMSTCPGAITDFFTSSAPRVMAIFFGTGALLFIALICSIILKAKLNESSSPSPQYIILTNASPSLPNLSQYQLDSDQDPIVFPPLTLANTTVVQT; from the exons ATGGCTTTGGACGGATGTGGCCTTGTTTGCAAATATATCCTCATCCTCTTCAACGTTATTTTTGCG atCTTGGGCTTTGTCTTGTTGGGCCTGGGCCTGTGGCTGAGGTTCAGTAGCAACACCAGCCCAATATTTGATATAGATGGCTCCAGCACATTTGTTTATG gtgtgATAATACTGATCCTGCTTGGCACAGTCATGCTGATCTTGGTTACGATTGGAGACTACGGGGCCTGCAGTGAGAAGAAATGTGCTCTCCAATTG TCCTCTGTTCTCTTGTCCATCCTGGCGATTGCATTGGTTGGTGTCGGAGTGGTTGCTTACACCCAGAGGCAAGAG GTTGGGATGAGGGTTGCGGAATTCTACACTAGCATCTACACTCTGTTTGCAGCCACTGGAGACGCCGGCCTCGGTGTCACATTACTCTTCGTTCATGAGATG CTTCATTGCTGCGGTGTGACAGGCATCACCTTGTTGGAGGTTGTAAAAGAGACTTGCCCTCAGCCTCAAGGCTTCTTCGAGAACATCGCCATGTCT ACATGTCCTGGGGCTATCACTGATTTCTTCACCAGTAGTGCACCAAGGGTGATGGCCATCTTCTTTGGAACAGGAGCTCTTTTg TTCATTGCTCTAATATGCAGCATCATCCTCAAAGCCAAGCTGAATGAGTCGAGCTCTCCATCTCCTCAGTACATCATCTTGACCAACGCGTCTCCATCCCTGCCTAACTTGTCCCAGTATCAACTTGACTCTGACCAAGACCCAATCGTTTTCCCTCCTCTCACATTGGCCAACACTACTGTGGTCCAGACTTAG
- the LOC119125969 gene encoding CD81 antigen-like isoform X2 yields MALDGCGFVCKYILILFNVIFAILGFVLLGLGLWLRFSNITRPIFYIDGSSTFVYAVIILILLGTVMLLLVTIGDYGPCSGKKCALQLSSVLLSILAIALVGVGVVAYAQRQKVGMWVAGFYIIIYTLFAATGDAGLGVTLLFVHEMLHCCGVTGITLLELVKETCPRPRGFFENIAMSTCPGAITDFFTSSAPRVMAIFFGTGALLITALVCTIIRLKRSKRNLMAYAAHYCAV; encoded by the exons ATGGCTTTGGACGGATGTGGCTTTGTTTGCAAATATATCCTCATCCTCTTCAACGTTATTTTTGCG atCTTGGGCTTTGTCTTGTTGGGCCTGGGCCTGTGGCTGAGGTTCAGTAACATCACCAGACCAATATTTTATATAGATGGCTCCAGCACATTTGTTTATG ctgtgATAATACTGATCCTGCTTGGCACAGTCATGCTGCTCTTGGTGACGATTGGAGACTACGGGCCCTGCAGTGGGAAGAAATGTGCTCTCCAATTG TCCTCTGTTCTCTTGTCCATCCTGGCGATTGCATTGGTTGGTGTCGGAGTGGTTGCTTACGCCCAGAGGCAAAAG GTTGGGATGTGGGTTGCGGGGTTCTACATTATCATCTACACTCTGTTCGCAGCCACTGGAGACGCCGGCCTCGGTGTCACATTACTCTTCGTTCATGAGATG CTTCATTGCTGCGGTGTGACAGGCATCACCTTGTTGGAGCTTGTAAAAGAGACTTGCCCTCGGCCTCGAGGCTTCTTCGAGAACATCGCCATGTCT ACATGTCCTGGGGCTATCACTGATTTCTTCACCAGTAGTGCACCAAGGGTGATGGCCATCTTCTTTGGAACAGGAGCTCTTTTg ATCACTGCCCTGGTGTGCACCATTATCCGCTTGAAACGGAGCAAGAGAAACCTGATGGCCTACGCTGCCCACTACTGTGCTGTTTAG
- the LOC119125969 gene encoding CD81 antigen-like isoform X1, with product MALDGCGFVCKYILILFNVIFAILGFVLLGLGLWLRFSNITRPIFYIDGSSTFVYAVIILILLGTVMLLLVTIGDYGPCSGKKCALQLSSVLLSILAIALVGVGVVAYAQRQKVGMWVAGFYIIIYTLFAATGDAGLGVTLLFVHEMLHCCGVTGITLLELVKETCPRPRGFFENIAMSTCPGAITDFFTSSAPRVMAIFFGTGALLFIALICSIILKAKLNESSSPSPQYIILTNASPSLPNLSQLDSDQDPIVFPPLTLANATVVQT from the exons ATGGCTTTGGACGGATGTGGCTTTGTTTGCAAATATATCCTCATCCTCTTCAACGTTATTTTTGCG atCTTGGGCTTTGTCTTGTTGGGCCTGGGCCTGTGGCTGAGGTTCAGTAACATCACCAGACCAATATTTTATATAGATGGCTCCAGCACATTTGTTTATG ctgtgATAATACTGATCCTGCTTGGCACAGTCATGCTGCTCTTGGTGACGATTGGAGACTACGGGCCCTGCAGTGGGAAGAAATGTGCTCTCCAATTG TCCTCTGTTCTCTTGTCCATCCTGGCGATTGCATTGGTTGGTGTCGGAGTGGTTGCTTACGCCCAGAGGCAAAAG GTTGGGATGTGGGTTGCGGGGTTCTACATTATCATCTACACTCTGTTCGCAGCCACTGGAGACGCCGGCCTCGGTGTCACATTACTCTTCGTTCATGAGATG CTTCATTGCTGCGGTGTGACAGGCATCACCTTGTTGGAGCTTGTAAAAGAGACTTGCCCTCGGCCTCGAGGCTTCTTCGAGAACATCGCCATGTCT ACATGTCCTGGGGCTATCACTGATTTCTTCACCAGTAGTGCACCAAGGGTGATGGCCATCTTCTTTGGAACAGGAGCTCTTTTg TTCATTGCGCTAATATGCAGCATCATCCTCAAAGCCAAGCTGAATGAGTCGAGCTCTCCATCTCCTCAGTACATCATCTTGACCAACGCGTCTCCATCCCTGCCTAACTTGTCCCAACTTGACTCTGACCAAGACCCAATCGTTTTCCCTCCTCTCACATTGGCCAACGCTACTGTGGTCCAGACTTAG
- the LOC119125969 gene encoding CD81 antigen-like isoform X3: MALDGCGFVCKYILILFNVIFAILGFVLLGLGLWLRFSNITRPIFYIDGSSTFVYAVIILILLGTVMLLLVTIGDYGPCSGKKCALQLSSVLLSILAIALVGVGVVAYAQRQKVGMWVAGFYIIIYTLFAATGDAGLGVTLLFVHEMLHCCGVTGITLLELVKETCPRPRGFFENIAMSTCPGAITDFFTSSAPRVMAIFFGTGALLHHPQSQAE; the protein is encoded by the exons ATGGCTTTGGACGGATGTGGCTTTGTTTGCAAATATATCCTCATCCTCTTCAACGTTATTTTTGCG atCTTGGGCTTTGTCTTGTTGGGCCTGGGCCTGTGGCTGAGGTTCAGTAACATCACCAGACCAATATTTTATATAGATGGCTCCAGCACATTTGTTTATG ctgtgATAATACTGATCCTGCTTGGCACAGTCATGCTGCTCTTGGTGACGATTGGAGACTACGGGCCCTGCAGTGGGAAGAAATGTGCTCTCCAATTG TCCTCTGTTCTCTTGTCCATCCTGGCGATTGCATTGGTTGGTGTCGGAGTGGTTGCTTACGCCCAGAGGCAAAAG GTTGGGATGTGGGTTGCGGGGTTCTACATTATCATCTACACTCTGTTCGCAGCCACTGGAGACGCCGGCCTCGGTGTCACATTACTCTTCGTTCATGAGATG CTTCATTGCTGCGGTGTGACAGGCATCACCTTGTTGGAGCTTGTAAAAGAGACTTGCCCTCGGCCTCGAGGCTTCTTCGAGAACATCGCCATGTCT ACATGTCCTGGGGCTATCACTGATTTCTTCACCAGTAGTGCACCAAGGGTGATGGCCATCTTCTTTGGAACAGGAGCTCTTTTg CATCATCCTCAAAGCCAAGCTGAATGA